Proteins encoded in a region of the Phacochoerus africanus isolate WHEZ1 chromosome 8, ROS_Pafr_v1, whole genome shotgun sequence genome:
- the SIAH1 gene encoding E3 ubiquitin-protein ligase SIAH1 isoform X3, producing MSRQTATALPTGTSKCTPSQRVPALTGTTASNNDLASLFECPVCFDYVLPPILQCQSGHLVCSNCRPKLTCCPTCRGPLGSIRNLAMEKVANSVLFPCKYASSGCEITLPHTEKADHEELCEFRPYSCPCPGASCKWQGSLDAVMPHLMHQHKSITTLQGEDIVFLATDINLPGAVDWVMMQSCFGFHFMLVLEKQEKYDGHQQFFAIVQLIGTRKQAENFAYRLELNGHRRRLTWEATPRSIHEGIATAIMNSDCLVFDTSIAQLFAENGNLGINVTISMC from the coding sequence atgaGCCGTCAGACTGCAACAGCATTACCTACTGGAACCTCAAAGTGTACACCGTCCCAGAGGGTGCCTGCGCTGACTGGCACAACCGCGTCCAACAATGACTTGGCGAGTCTTTTTGAGTGTCCGGTCTGCTTTGACTATGTGTTACCACCCATTCTTCAGTGTCAGAGTGGCCATCTTGTTTGTAGCAACTGTCGCCCAAAGCTCACATGTTGTCCAACTTGCCGGGGCCCGTTGGGATCCATTCGCAACTTGGCTATGGAGAAAGTGGCCAATTCAGTACTTTTCCCTTGTAAATATGCCTCTTCTGGATGTGAAATAACTCTGccacacacagaaaaagcagaCCATGAAGAGCTCTGTGAGTTTAGGCCTTATTCCTGTCCGTGCCCTGGTGCTTCCTGTAAATGGCAAGGCTCTTTGGATGCTGTAATGCCGCATCTGATGCATCAGCATAAGTCCATTACAACCCTACAGGGAGAGGATATAGTTTTCCTTGCTACAGACATTAATCTTCCTGGTGCTGTTGACTGGGTGATGATGCAGTCCTGTTTTGGCTTTCACTTCATGTTAGTTTtggagaaacaggaaaaatacGATGGTCACCAGCAATTCTTTGCAATTGTACAGCTGATAGGAACACGCAAGCAAGCTGAAAATTTTGCTTATCGACTTGAGCTAAATGGTCATAGGCGGCGATTGACTTGGGAAGCCACTCCTCGATCTATTCATGAGGGAATTGCAACAGCCATTATGAATAGTGACTGCTTAGTCTTTGACACCAGCATTGCACAGCTTTTTGCAGAAAATGGCAATTTAGGCATCAATGTAACTATTTCCATGTGTTGA
- the SIAH1 gene encoding E3 ubiquitin-protein ligase SIAH1 isoform X1 has translation MTGKSPLPFLYSWRGVLFTCLPASGTRKRKEMSRQTATALPTGTSKCTPSQRVPALTGTTASNNDLASLFECPVCFDYVLPPILQCQSGHLVCSNCRPKLTCCPTCRGPLGSIRNLAMEKVANSVLFPCKYASSGCEITLPHTEKADHEELCEFRPYSCPCPGASCKWQGSLDAVMPHLMHQHKSITTLQGEDIVFLATDINLPGAVDWVMMQSCFGFHFMLVLEKQEKYDGHQQFFAIVQLIGTRKQAENFAYRLELNGHRRRLTWEATPRSIHEGIATAIMNSDCLVFDTSIAQLFAENGNLGINVTISMC, from the exons ATGACCGGGAAGTCTCCCTTACCTTTTCTGTACTCCTGGAGGGGCGTCTTGTTCACTTGTTTACCAGCATCCGggacaaggaagagaaaag aaatgaGCCGTCAGACTGCAACAGCATTACCTACTGGAACCTCAAAGTGTACACCGTCCCAGAGGGTGCCTGCGCTGACTGGCACAACCGCGTCCAACAATGACTTGGCGAGTCTTTTTGAGTGTCCGGTCTGCTTTGACTATGTGTTACCACCCATTCTTCAGTGTCAGAGTGGCCATCTTGTTTGTAGCAACTGTCGCCCAAAGCTCACATGTTGTCCAACTTGCCGGGGCCCGTTGGGATCCATTCGCAACTTGGCTATGGAGAAAGTGGCCAATTCAGTACTTTTCCCTTGTAAATATGCCTCTTCTGGATGTGAAATAACTCTGccacacacagaaaaagcagaCCATGAAGAGCTCTGTGAGTTTAGGCCTTATTCCTGTCCGTGCCCTGGTGCTTCCTGTAAATGGCAAGGCTCTTTGGATGCTGTAATGCCGCATCTGATGCATCAGCATAAGTCCATTACAACCCTACAGGGAGAGGATATAGTTTTCCTTGCTACAGACATTAATCTTCCTGGTGCTGTTGACTGGGTGATGATGCAGTCCTGTTTTGGCTTTCACTTCATGTTAGTTTtggagaaacaggaaaaatacGATGGTCACCAGCAATTCTTTGCAATTGTACAGCTGATAGGAACACGCAAGCAAGCTGAAAATTTTGCTTATCGACTTGAGCTAAATGGTCATAGGCGGCGATTGACTTGGGAAGCCACTCCTCGATCTATTCATGAGGGAATTGCAACAGCCATTATGAATAGTGACTGCTTAGTCTTTGACACCAGCATTGCACAGCTTTTTGCAGAAAATGGCAATTTAGGCATCAATGTAACTATTTCCATGTGTTGA
- the SIAH1 gene encoding E3 ubiquitin-protein ligase SIAH1 isoform X2, translating to MMKRRWMVGWQQTLPLVAPFIPQITPRAEMSRQTATALPTGTSKCTPSQRVPALTGTTASNNDLASLFECPVCFDYVLPPILQCQSGHLVCSNCRPKLTCCPTCRGPLGSIRNLAMEKVANSVLFPCKYASSGCEITLPHTEKADHEELCEFRPYSCPCPGASCKWQGSLDAVMPHLMHQHKSITTLQGEDIVFLATDINLPGAVDWVMMQSCFGFHFMLVLEKQEKYDGHQQFFAIVQLIGTRKQAENFAYRLELNGHRRRLTWEATPRSIHEGIATAIMNSDCLVFDTSIAQLFAENGNLGINVTISMC from the exons ATGATGAAGAGGAGGTGGATGGTGGGATGGCAGCAGACCCTTCCCCTTGTCGCCCCTTTCATTCCCCAAATTACTCCTAGAGCAG aaatgaGCCGTCAGACTGCAACAGCATTACCTACTGGAACCTCAAAGTGTACACCGTCCCAGAGGGTGCCTGCGCTGACTGGCACAACCGCGTCCAACAATGACTTGGCGAGTCTTTTTGAGTGTCCGGTCTGCTTTGACTATGTGTTACCACCCATTCTTCAGTGTCAGAGTGGCCATCTTGTTTGTAGCAACTGTCGCCCAAAGCTCACATGTTGTCCAACTTGCCGGGGCCCGTTGGGATCCATTCGCAACTTGGCTATGGAGAAAGTGGCCAATTCAGTACTTTTCCCTTGTAAATATGCCTCTTCTGGATGTGAAATAACTCTGccacacacagaaaaagcagaCCATGAAGAGCTCTGTGAGTTTAGGCCTTATTCCTGTCCGTGCCCTGGTGCTTCCTGTAAATGGCAAGGCTCTTTGGATGCTGTAATGCCGCATCTGATGCATCAGCATAAGTCCATTACAACCCTACAGGGAGAGGATATAGTTTTCCTTGCTACAGACATTAATCTTCCTGGTGCTGTTGACTGGGTGATGATGCAGTCCTGTTTTGGCTTTCACTTCATGTTAGTTTtggagaaacaggaaaaatacGATGGTCACCAGCAATTCTTTGCAATTGTACAGCTGATAGGAACACGCAAGCAAGCTGAAAATTTTGCTTATCGACTTGAGCTAAATGGTCATAGGCGGCGATTGACTTGGGAAGCCACTCCTCGATCTATTCATGAGGGAATTGCAACAGCCATTATGAATAGTGACTGCTTAGTCTTTGACACCAGCATTGCACAGCTTTTTGCAGAAAATGGCAATTTAGGCATCAATGTAACTATTTCCATGTGTTGA